One Oreochromis niloticus isolate F11D_XX linkage group LG16, O_niloticus_UMD_NMBU, whole genome shotgun sequence genomic window carries:
- the slc37a1 gene encoding glucose-6-phosphate exchanger SLC37A1 isoform X1 yields the protein MAPVPPGVRLLVSFDRDQWYRALTFILTFLLYTSFHLSRKPISIVKSELHKNCSAVSEAAIIASSSSQQPSLSSLHTDVDCSWKPFDKSNYKQLLGAMDYSFLCAYAIGMYLSGIIGERLPIRLYLTVGMLASGVFTCLFGLGYIYNIHNLSFYIFVQVANGLVQTTGWPSVVTCIGNWFGKGRRGLIMGLWNSHTSVGNILGSLIAGYWVSSNWGMSFIVPGLIIIIMGVVCFLFLIEHPNDLKTIYTQNSSLGKTVPTHSWNGVNGHTEVYLQYKDNKNQVCYYYKDSIQNRKSYDTELLLPRDSERIPMQPVVVVKSESEPSAISFMGALRIPGVVEFSLCLLFAKLVSYTFLFWLPLYITKAAHLDAKKAGDLSTLFDVGGIVGGILAGVISDKLGKRATTCAVMLLLAAPTLYGFSMISQFGLGPTIGMLLVCGGLVNGPYALITTAVSADLGTHKSLKGNARALSTVTAIIDGTGSVGAALGPLLAGLLSAGGWDQVFYMLMTADFLALLLLLRLVTKELASSKSRPISTVELKEH from the exons GTACAGAGCTCTCACCTTCATCCTGACCTTCTTGCTCTACACCAGTTTCCACCTGTCCAGGAAACCAATTAGTATCGTCAAG AGTGAGCTTCATAAGAACTGCTCAGCCGTCAGTGAAGCAGCCATCATTGCATCCAGCAGCAGCCAGCAGCCCTCCCTGTCATCTCTGCACACAGATGTCGACTGCAGCTGGAAACCTTTTG ATAAAAGCAATTACAAACAGCTGCTGGGAGCCATGGACTACTCCTTTCTGTGTGCTTACGCAATTGGAATGTACTTGAG CGGCATTATCGGGGAGCGCCTGCCCATTCGTCTGTACCTCACAGTGGGCATGCTGGCCAGTGGCGTGTTCACTTGCCTATTTGGGCTTGGCTACATCTACAACATCCACAACCTGAGCTTCTATATATTTGTCCAG GTGGCCAATGGCTTGGTTCAGACCACTGGTTGGCCTAGTGTAGTGACCTGTATCGGCAACTGGTTTGGAAAGGGAAG GCGTGGACTCATCATGGGGCTGTGGAACTCTCACACTTCAGTGGGAAACATTTTGGGCTCTCTGATTGCCGGCTACTGGGTCTCCTCCAACTGGGGCATGTCCTTCATCGTACCAgggctcatcatcatcatcatgggcgtggtttgctttctctttctcattGAGC ATCCTAATGATCTAAAAACCATCTATACACAAAATTCATCTCTAGGCAAGACT GTCCCAACCCACAGCTGGAATGGAGTGAACGGACACACAGAGGTGTATCTACAGTACAAGGACAACAAAAATCAG GTCTGCTATTATTACAAGGATAGTATTCAAAACAGGAAG AGCTACGACACAGAGCTCCTGTTGCCCAGAGACAGCGAGCGCATCCCCATGCAGCCGGTTGTGGTGGTGAAGAGTGAGTCGGAGCCGTCTGCCATCAGCTTCATGGGAGCGCTACGGATACCA GGAGTGGTGGagttctctctgtgtctgctgTTTGCTAAGCTGGTCAGCTATACTTTCCTGTTCTGGCTGCCGCTCTACATCACCAAAGCAG ctcaCCTGGATGCCAAAAAGGCAGGAGATCTGTCCACACTGTTTGACGTGGGAGGAATTGTGG GGGGCATCTTAGCAGGCGTGATCTCTGATAAATTGGGGAAGCGAGCCACCACCTGTGCAGTCATGTTACTGCTGGCTGCTCCTACA CTTTACGGCTTCTCCATGATCAGTCAGTTTGGTTTGGGGCCAACGATTG GGATGCTCTTAGTGTGCGGAGGTCTAGTGAATGGACCGTATGCGCTCATCACAACTGCAGTGTCTGCTGATTTG GGCACCCACAAGAGCCTGAAAGGCAACGCCAGAGCATTGTCTACAGTCACAGCCATCATTGATGGCACAGGATCCGTAG GTGCAGCACTCGGCCCCCTGTTAGCTGGACTGCTGTCTGCAGGCGGCTGGGATCAGGTCTTCTACATGCTGATGACTGCTGACTTTCTTGCTCTGTTG CTTTTGCTACGGCTTGTgacaaaggagctggcctcaTCTAAATCCCGTCCTATCTCCACTGTAGA GTTGAAGGAACACTGA
- the slc37a1 gene encoding glucose-6-phosphate exchanger SLC37A1 isoform X3 → MDYSFLCAYAIGMYLSGIIGERLPIRLYLTVGMLASGVFTCLFGLGYIYNIHNLSFYIFVQVANGLVQTTGWPSVVTCIGNWFGKGRRGLIMGLWNSHTSVGNILGSLIAGYWVSSNWGMSFIVPGLIIIIMGVVCFLFLIEHPNDLKTIYTQNSSLGKTVPTHSWNGVNGHTEVYLQYKDNKNQVCYYYKDSIQNRKSYDTELLLPRDSERIPMQPVVVVKSESEPSAISFMGALRIPGVVEFSLCLLFAKLVSYTFLFWLPLYITKAAHLDAKKAGDLSTLFDVGGIVGGILAGVISDKLGKRATTCAVMLLLAAPTLYGFSMISQFGLGPTIGMLLVCGGLVNGPYALITTAVSADLGTHKSLKGNARALSTVTAIIDGTGSVGAALGPLLAGLLSAGGWDQVFYMLMTADFLALLLLLRLVTKELASSKSRPISTVELKEH, encoded by the exons ATGGACTACTCCTTTCTGTGTGCTTACGCAATTGGAATGTACTTGAG CGGCATTATCGGGGAGCGCCTGCCCATTCGTCTGTACCTCACAGTGGGCATGCTGGCCAGTGGCGTGTTCACTTGCCTATTTGGGCTTGGCTACATCTACAACATCCACAACCTGAGCTTCTATATATTTGTCCAG GTGGCCAATGGCTTGGTTCAGACCACTGGTTGGCCTAGTGTAGTGACCTGTATCGGCAACTGGTTTGGAAAGGGAAG GCGTGGACTCATCATGGGGCTGTGGAACTCTCACACTTCAGTGGGAAACATTTTGGGCTCTCTGATTGCCGGCTACTGGGTCTCCTCCAACTGGGGCATGTCCTTCATCGTACCAgggctcatcatcatcatcatgggcgtggtttgctttctctttctcattGAGC ATCCTAATGATCTAAAAACCATCTATACACAAAATTCATCTCTAGGCAAGACT GTCCCAACCCACAGCTGGAATGGAGTGAACGGACACACAGAGGTGTATCTACAGTACAAGGACAACAAAAATCAG GTCTGCTATTATTACAAGGATAGTATTCAAAACAGGAAG AGCTACGACACAGAGCTCCTGTTGCCCAGAGACAGCGAGCGCATCCCCATGCAGCCGGTTGTGGTGGTGAAGAGTGAGTCGGAGCCGTCTGCCATCAGCTTCATGGGAGCGCTACGGATACCA GGAGTGGTGGagttctctctgtgtctgctgTTTGCTAAGCTGGTCAGCTATACTTTCCTGTTCTGGCTGCCGCTCTACATCACCAAAGCAG ctcaCCTGGATGCCAAAAAGGCAGGAGATCTGTCCACACTGTTTGACGTGGGAGGAATTGTGG GGGGCATCTTAGCAGGCGTGATCTCTGATAAATTGGGGAAGCGAGCCACCACCTGTGCAGTCATGTTACTGCTGGCTGCTCCTACA CTTTACGGCTTCTCCATGATCAGTCAGTTTGGTTTGGGGCCAACGATTG GGATGCTCTTAGTGTGCGGAGGTCTAGTGAATGGACCGTATGCGCTCATCACAACTGCAGTGTCTGCTGATTTG GGCACCCACAAGAGCCTGAAAGGCAACGCCAGAGCATTGTCTACAGTCACAGCCATCATTGATGGCACAGGATCCGTAG GTGCAGCACTCGGCCCCCTGTTAGCTGGACTGCTGTCTGCAGGCGGCTGGGATCAGGTCTTCTACATGCTGATGACTGCTGACTTTCTTGCTCTGTTG CTTTTGCTACGGCTTGTgacaaaggagctggcctcaTCTAAATCCCGTCCTATCTCCACTGTAGA GTTGAAGGAACACTGA
- the slc37a1 gene encoding glucose-6-phosphate exchanger SLC37A1 isoform X2 has protein sequence MAPVPPGVRLLVSFDRDQWYRALTFILTFLLYTSFHLSRKPISIVKSELHKNCSAVSEAAIIASSSSQQPSLSSLHTDVDCSWKPFDKSNYKQLLGAMDYSFLCAYAIGMYLSGIIGERLPIRLYLTVGMLASGVFTCLFGLGYIYNIHNLSFYIFVQVANGLVQTTGWPSVVTCIGNWFGKGRRGLIMGLWNSHTSVGNILGSLIAGYWVSSNWGMSFIVPGLIIIIMGVVCFLFLIEHPNDLKTIYTQNSSLGKTVPTHSWNGVNGHTEVYLQYKDNKNQSYDTELLLPRDSERIPMQPVVVVKSESEPSAISFMGALRIPGVVEFSLCLLFAKLVSYTFLFWLPLYITKAAHLDAKKAGDLSTLFDVGGIVGGILAGVISDKLGKRATTCAVMLLLAAPTLYGFSMISQFGLGPTIGMLLVCGGLVNGPYALITTAVSADLGTHKSLKGNARALSTVTAIIDGTGSVGAALGPLLAGLLSAGGWDQVFYMLMTADFLALLLLLRLVTKELASSKSRPISTVELKEH, from the exons GTACAGAGCTCTCACCTTCATCCTGACCTTCTTGCTCTACACCAGTTTCCACCTGTCCAGGAAACCAATTAGTATCGTCAAG AGTGAGCTTCATAAGAACTGCTCAGCCGTCAGTGAAGCAGCCATCATTGCATCCAGCAGCAGCCAGCAGCCCTCCCTGTCATCTCTGCACACAGATGTCGACTGCAGCTGGAAACCTTTTG ATAAAAGCAATTACAAACAGCTGCTGGGAGCCATGGACTACTCCTTTCTGTGTGCTTACGCAATTGGAATGTACTTGAG CGGCATTATCGGGGAGCGCCTGCCCATTCGTCTGTACCTCACAGTGGGCATGCTGGCCAGTGGCGTGTTCACTTGCCTATTTGGGCTTGGCTACATCTACAACATCCACAACCTGAGCTTCTATATATTTGTCCAG GTGGCCAATGGCTTGGTTCAGACCACTGGTTGGCCTAGTGTAGTGACCTGTATCGGCAACTGGTTTGGAAAGGGAAG GCGTGGACTCATCATGGGGCTGTGGAACTCTCACACTTCAGTGGGAAACATTTTGGGCTCTCTGATTGCCGGCTACTGGGTCTCCTCCAACTGGGGCATGTCCTTCATCGTACCAgggctcatcatcatcatcatgggcgtggtttgctttctctttctcattGAGC ATCCTAATGATCTAAAAACCATCTATACACAAAATTCATCTCTAGGCAAGACT GTCCCAACCCACAGCTGGAATGGAGTGAACGGACACACAGAGGTGTATCTACAGTACAAGGACAACAAAAATCAG AGCTACGACACAGAGCTCCTGTTGCCCAGAGACAGCGAGCGCATCCCCATGCAGCCGGTTGTGGTGGTGAAGAGTGAGTCGGAGCCGTCTGCCATCAGCTTCATGGGAGCGCTACGGATACCA GGAGTGGTGGagttctctctgtgtctgctgTTTGCTAAGCTGGTCAGCTATACTTTCCTGTTCTGGCTGCCGCTCTACATCACCAAAGCAG ctcaCCTGGATGCCAAAAAGGCAGGAGATCTGTCCACACTGTTTGACGTGGGAGGAATTGTGG GGGGCATCTTAGCAGGCGTGATCTCTGATAAATTGGGGAAGCGAGCCACCACCTGTGCAGTCATGTTACTGCTGGCTGCTCCTACA CTTTACGGCTTCTCCATGATCAGTCAGTTTGGTTTGGGGCCAACGATTG GGATGCTCTTAGTGTGCGGAGGTCTAGTGAATGGACCGTATGCGCTCATCACAACTGCAGTGTCTGCTGATTTG GGCACCCACAAGAGCCTGAAAGGCAACGCCAGAGCATTGTCTACAGTCACAGCCATCATTGATGGCACAGGATCCGTAG GTGCAGCACTCGGCCCCCTGTTAGCTGGACTGCTGTCTGCAGGCGGCTGGGATCAGGTCTTCTACATGCTGATGACTGCTGACTTTCTTGCTCTGTTG CTTTTGCTACGGCTTGTgacaaaggagctggcctcaTCTAAATCCCGTCCTATCTCCACTGTAGA GTTGAAGGAACACTGA